Below is a window of Falco peregrinus isolate bFalPer1 chromosome 3, bFalPer1.pri, whole genome shotgun sequence DNA.
CCTAATTAGCCACAGAACTGGCTAATTAATCTCTATATGGCTGCTCCAATAGCAGGACTCGCATCCAATTTGGTGAAACTGACTGCAGGTATGCCAAAGTAAATCAGTGGTCATGATCTGGGCAGCATTGCACTGTTGTTTGGAGGCATGTATTtgaataagaaacaaaaataactggGTTAGGTGGTCTTGCTGTCTGGCTTTTCTTGACTCACTGCTGCTCCTTGAGCTCAGCTGAGGGTTGAGAGCTCTGGAGTAACCTGCTGGAGAAGCAAATTCCCAGGTTTTTGAGTTTTCTGCTCTCTCAGATTGATATCAAATCCCAAGGCAAATTACTTGGGGGAACTGAGCCCTTCAGATTCCATCTGGGATCTGTATGTCATTGCAGCAGATTAATTTAATACCAGTGCCATAGGGAGAGTGGAACAGTGTTAATGAGACTCAAGAATTCAGCAGGCAGACAGTGAGCAGACTTCTGCTGGAGCACTCTTGACAGCGCTCGTCAGCCCtggcctggcacagccctgtcGTTCTGTTTCTCAGAGTTCATCCACCAAGCTCTGCCATCAACCAAAGACCATCTGGAAACACTAAACTGTCCTTGTGCTTTATAAAAGGCGGGATGTTTTCTATAGCGTCTTCATAACCCACCTGACCTTTGACGAGGACAACcacctcttttcttcctcttctcagaAGTCCTGTTGGCTTTGACCTGATCTCTGCATACTGTACATTTTTGCATTCTGTTGTTCTTTTCTCTCCTAatgcttttcccttccattCCTGAGATGCTATACTTTTGGGTTGCCTAATTTGAGCTATCTGTTGAGTACACTGGGTGAACTGGGAGAAAGCTGCTCTTTCTCAGGTGTGTCACGTGTAATCTTTCTCTGAGGGCAGATGCCCACAGTGAAAGGCCAGGGGAGTAAACAGCCAAGCCTTGAACATGCTCATAAGctgcaaaaccagaactgtATCAACATTTAATAAATAGAGGACAGGCAGTAAGTAAGCAAGCAATAGTGAGGATTCATCcctttgccttttgtttgttatttgtCAGGCGTATTTATATGAAAAGAGGGTACAGATTTGGGATCTATTAGTCAGATTGATTGTTCCACTCAGCGAAGCCAAACCTTTAAGCTTTAGCAGAACTGGGCTGAGGACAGCCTTTAGGCTTGACAACCAGGACACCTTAACGGACAGTGCAGGCTGGGAGATGATCTGTGAGCTTTCCGGCTTCCTCCCCTGACGACTCCTTTTTGTCCAAGTCTTTGTCCAAGCAAGATTCCTTGCTCTGCCGGGAATCAGTTCACTCCAGAGTCTGTCATGCTGTCTGTCTGTGCTTATATCCTTGGGCTTCTGTAGCTGGGAAGAACACAAGAATTATAATATCAGCTTTATCCACCCGTTCTCCAAATTTGACTGAGTCAGAGATCTTATCCCTGTGGTCATCTTCCCTATCCCTCTGGCCTCTTGCTGGGAAAACGGCTGTGCTTCTGCACTGTTGCACAGCTTCTTTTTAGCTCTTACTTCACTTCAGCCTATCAAGAATCCCTTTGTGTTTCACGACAGTAAGTGGCTTCTGAGTAGtggaagaaggaaagcagatgtGTTGTGCCTTAGTAGCTGTGTTTCATAGTTAGCTCGTCCCTGCCACGTTGAAAAGTGAAGGGTAGCCAAGAGTTCAAATGACTTTTAAACAGTGCTTCCAATGCCCATGCCAGCTTTTAGCAGTCCTCCCGCCCTTCTTATCCCAAAGCAGTTGCAGGACTGCCTCCACTGTACGCTTTTTGCTCCTGCCTGCAAACATAATGCCACTAGGAGGAGGACTGCTCttaaaaaagagggaaagaaccCAAGAGGGCAGTACCTCTTGGGCTGATAGCTGTGATGAAGCCCTACTGGCAAGCTAGCTGAGGAGCACAGAGCATTTCAGCCATGAGGGCTCCCCTGCCTTGGATCTCCACCCCCTCAATGCCCTTCAGAACATTTCCCCTTGGCTCAAGTGCCCCAGGATTGTGCCTTGCACCCCAGCTTACCCGGCTGCACGTGTGCCATGCGGCACAGCCCTTTGCCTGGCTGGTTCTTGTACACGGGCTTCACGCAGACTTTGTTGGTGGTGCCTGCAGCCAGGTCCGTGAGGAGCACGCTGTGAATCTGCGGCGAAACGCTGATGACGGATGAAGGGCCACTCTGCCGCCGGCATCGGACCCTGTAACCAAGGACTTTCCCATCGGCAGAGTCCCAGGAGGCTTTCAGAGTGTTGGGGCCCATGTCTTCAAAGCGGAGGTGCCTCACTTTGGAGCCCTCTGGAGAAAGAAGATTCATGTTACTTCAGGCCGTTTGTATGGAGCCGTCCTTACTGCCTATCTCCTTGCTCCTCCCGAGGGGACTGGTGAGAAGGGGTggccagccagcctgctctTTGTTGTAGAGATGCAATAGCCCATCCCTCTGCATCTCCACACTGGAGGAGCACAGCCTCCTTAGTCCTTAACTTTGTCCTGGTACCAGCACGTAATACTTGTGTTGGCACTGTTAGGCACTGGCTGGCTGCCTCCCGCACCCTCAGCTGCTGTCATTCTGAGTTCCTCATTCCCGAGTCCTGACAAAAGCTACATTTTGCCTCCTGCAGTGTCTTCACAGGTACCTCAAAAGCTACATTTTGCCTCCTGCAATATCTTCACAGGTACCTCTTCAGAGCTGAAGGTTCTGCTGATGAGGTTTCCACCCCTCTGGTGCTAAATCACAAAGAACAGACACTGAGGAGGTAGGAGGGAaaggtgcttttctttctgcttcagggaGATTCAGGGATCTCCAAGTCTGTTCTGCTTGTGCCTACACCAGCAGCTTGGCCATACGCACCCTGTAATAGCAGGTGTGTGGCGTGCGTCTGATTCTCTTCCAGTCCCATACCTTATACATCTACTACACCCTAATGGCATATATCGTGTGCTGTTCATCAGAAGCTGCAACTTTCCCCTTCTCTCACCCCCGGCTCAGTAACTGGGCTAACCCAGTTCCCTGGCTTCACCTAGAGGCAGATGCTTTGTGCAAAAAACCGGACACGCTTCAGATACTCTGTGTGGCCGTGGGATTTCCTATCAGCAGGGTGCTGCTCACCTTCCTGAGTGCATGCTTTAGCGGACAGGGATTTCTCCTTTCCCGATTTGTAGATTGCAGTCACTGTCACTAGATAGGTTGTATTGGGTGCCAGGTTCTCCACCACAGTGCTGTTTTGCTTGCCGTCCACTTCCAGCAGCTTCACCGAGTTCCCAGGAAGGGGTCCGTACAGGATCTGATAGCCCATCACGCTGTCCAGGGTAGGACCCCAACTAACATGGAAGCTGCGTGGCCCAGACTCTGAGATGAGAACCTGAGCTGGACTTACTTCctctgaaagaaatgtaaaaaaagatGTGAATGAGTATATCATTCAAGGCATAAGAATGCTGTCAGGGAAGCATAATTGACCTGAACCATATTTGGCTTCCAGGAGGTGGAAGAAAATCCATCCAGCAAGTGGAGGTGGATAGTCACCAAGTCAGCACAACCCAGCTCAGCcctaagaaaatattttcttcacctGTGCAGCAGAGAGTGGGTAAAACTACACAGCCAAAACTGGTTTTGCATGAAGAACATTAATATTGGATGCAAGTTCATCTTGATTTTATTACCCCTGCTCAGCTTTTCAGCGTGCCACTTTTTTTGCATGTTGCTACCCAGCATAAATCTGAGTTAGTCTTCTGGCCAAATGACTAATCTGCACAGAGGGGTTGGCTTCTGCCCCGAGTGctccccctctctctttccctctcacACAGGGATTCCCCATCAGTGGATACACTgcctggagaagcagcatgCACCCACTTCAGAAGCATTACTCTCCCCAGGCTATACCTGCAGCCTCAGGTAGGAGACAGGAATCTCCTTGTTCCATAGCAGCTGCTCAAGCGATGAAGGTCAAGATTCCCCTTTGGCAGTAACCCACACAAGACAGCACTGCTTCTCCCTGACCATCCTACTGGGAGAGTGAGTAAGTAcatgcagcagcctgtgctttaTCCCCAGTGGGCTCTATACCTCAGCCCTGTTAAGGTATAATATAAGTTATAATACATAAGCCCCGcaagctgcagctcctgccacctTCTCCCAGGGCAGTGggctctgctttcctccagaTTCACAGACTTTTAAGGTTGGAAGGGCTATGACCATCAGACCTGATCCCCTGTTCCGAACAGTCCAGAACACCTCTCTAAGCAAACAGCTGGCAGCTGAGTGCCAGCATAAAGCAGCTCATTATGTTCTGTCCTGATCACAATCAtctgcctcctccagccagACCACGAGACGGTGGGATGCAGACCAAGGGCTGTCCCATTTGCTTGATACATACAGGAGGCTCAGCACAGTGGAGACTTCCCCCTTGGTCAGGATTGTGCACATTTACCTGCCAGTGTAGTAACCCTTGTTGTCTGGGGAGGGAAGTAGTGGATGTTGGATTCAGGAATGAGTGCCACCTCGTAAGTAGTTTCTGATCCAAGGTTGCTTAGCACGAGGCTAGTGTGAGCCCCAGACATTTGCTTTGTCCTCTTCCTTGCGAGATCATCTATCGGGGCATACTGTAGGGTGTAGTAGCCGGTTTCTTCGGAGAGGAGTTTGGGCCACATCAGACGGAAGCTGCTTGAGGTGATATCTACTGCATGGAGCCGATTTGCTTGGATAACATCTGGAAGAGAAACAGTAGCAAGAAATTACTGCTGATGTCAATATACAGAACATGGCATATCTAAAATACAGGCCCTTCTGGACGGGAGCTGTAGGCTACAGAAACACTGGGTCACAACTGAAGTCATCGAGGTGTAGCCAAGCCCCTTCATAGGAATTCAGTGAACTAGACCCTCTTTGAAAGGTTCAGGACTATAAAACAAAATCCTTGAAACCAAAgataaagctaaaaaaaaaaaaaataatcaaacacaTCAACTTAGGCAGAAATCTTTGGGTTTTCACACCACTTCTACCTCTCAGACAAGAGCCTTTCACTGAACAGAGCTTGCAGGGGAAATGCATATGTCCCAGCCATCACCAGGTGGCATTTTGGCTAAAGCAATTGCTCAAGTGTGCCTGCACAACAGGCTTCAGCTCAGGAATACTACTGCGCCTTGCCTCATGGGCATCTCCAGTCTCAAAGCGATTTGCCACAAGCCTCCAAGCTGCTCTTTAAAGCCCCAGCTACCCCTCTCTGTTCTCTCTGCCTTGTCCTCTGTGCTAAGGGCGAATGGTGCTGGTGATCTGCTGTGACACAGaggcctggcacagcaggacccATGCCCCTGAGCATCCAAGCCTGTCTTGCACCACTGAGAACGAATCTGGAGTGGTCCAGCAAATTCCGGGCAGCTGCTACTACCCGACAGATGTGTGGGAGTTACTGTGCCTGGCCAAACAGGCAGCTTCCCACACTTGGCAAGACGTTACCACCTACCCAACACAGC
It encodes the following:
- the VWA1 gene encoding von Willebrand factor A domain-containing protein 1 isoform X1: MLAKAVLSLGLWLQFAAGQNTPERGPQPSISNSEGDLLFLLDSSGSVSYYEFSRVKEFMWDLVQPFTFGPKDVQTSIIHISTTPTMEFPFDRYLSSKTLQQAIRDTRQLMGDTNTGKALSFAKEKLFSDEAGARPDVPKVLVWVTDGFSTDDISEPMQLLKDMGVTVFIVSTGRGNYLELSAAASQPPEKHLHFVDVDDLPIITKELRDAILDVIQANRLHAVDITSSSFRLMWPKLLSEETGYYTLQYAPIDDLARKRTKQMSGAHTSLVLSNLGSETTYEVALIPESNIHYFPPQTTRVTTLAEEVSPAQVLISESGPRSFHVSWGPTLDSVMGYQILYGPLPGNSVKLLEVDGKQNSTVVENLAPNTTYLVTVTAIYKSGKEKSLSAKACTQEEGSKVRHLRFEDMGPNTLKASWDSADGKVLGYRVRCRRQSGPSSVISVSPQIHSVLLTDLAAGTTNKVCVKPVYKNQPGKGLCRMAHVQPATEAQGYKHRQTA
- the VWA1 gene encoding von Willebrand factor A domain-containing protein 1 isoform X2, which codes for MLAKAVLSLGLWLQFAAGQNTPERGPQPSISNSEGDLLFLLDSSGSVSYYEFSRVKEFMWDLVQPFTFGPKDVQTSIIHISTTPTMEFPFDRYLSSKTLQQAIRDTRQLMGDTNTGKALSFAKEKLFSDEAGARPDVPKVLVWVTDGFSTDDISEPMQLLKDMGVTVFIVSTGRGNYLELSAAASQPPEKHLHFVDVDDLPIITKELRDAILDVIQANRLHAVDITSSSFRLMWPKLLSEETGYYTLQYAPIDDLARKRTKQMSGAHTSLVLSNLGSETTYEVALIPESNIHYFPPQTTRVTTLAEEVSPAQVLISESGPRSFHVSWGPTLDSVMGYQILYGPLPGNSVKLLEVDGKQNSTVVENLAPNTTYLVTVTAIYKSGKEKSLSAKACTQEEGSKVRHLRFEDMGPNTLKASWDSADGKVLGYRVRCRRQSGPSSVISVSPQIHSVLLTDLAAGTTNKVCVKPVYKNQPGKGLCRMAHVQPEAQGYKHRQTA